One segment of Capnocytophaga sp. oral taxon 878 DNA contains the following:
- a CDS encoding peroxiredoxin — protein sequence MKKNVFVAVIALLLFGTGDAFAQLQRHSAVPEIHLPQPNGENLSLSSLKGKYVLVDFWASWCMPCRKESKHLKKAYQALKDKGFTIYSVSIDKVRDKQRWEDAIKIDGMVWHNVWDSEGKAAQAYGVTSIPAPFLIDPEGNLLSQGDDLRHPTLMKTLTKYIK from the coding sequence ATGAAAAAGAATGTATTTGTAGCTGTTATAGCTTTGCTTTTGTTTGGCACTGGTGATGCCTTTGCGCAATTACAACGCCATAGTGCTGTGCCTGAGATTCATTTGCCCCAACCTAATGGTGAAAATCTGTCGCTTTCGTCTTTAAAAGGGAAGTATGTATTGGTGGATTTTTGGGCTTCGTGGTGTATGCCTTGCCGAAAGGAGAGCAAGCATCTTAAAAAGGCTTATCAGGCATTGAAGGATAAGGGGTTCACTATCTATTCGGTATCAATAGATAAAGTGCGTGATAAACAGCGCTGGGAGGATGCTATAAAAATAGATGGTATGGTATGGCATAATGTGTGGGATAGCGAAGGAAAAGCTGCCCAAGCGTATGGTGTAACAAGTATTCCGGCTCCGTTCCTTATTGATCCTGAGGGGAATTTGCTTTCACAGGGTGATGACCTTAGGCATCCGACCCTTATGAAGACGCTTACTAAGTATATTAAATAA
- a CDS encoding inorganic phosphate transporter, protein MTPIYDQLLIPFLIAISLAITMGGSGTAPAFSAAYGANVIRKTIIPGLFGIMVFIGAFVAGRKTAGTMGGGILQPEYMTFMIVSIALFSIAVTMLISNIAGIPQSTSQAAVLALAAPALYFNQLDTEVLFFEIIPAWFILPIIAYFLSYFCGKYIYQPMRRRGLTIQRAQNENKKHIWDVLLIVMALYVSFAIGSNNVANAAGPLYTMTINELHIRESDHIVILMLATLIVAPCFGIGSSLFGHKILKNTGKEIILFGKFEAVIIAFISGSLLLLASVLKGIPTSLVQVNVAAILGIGVAKMGTKNIFRKTQVKRFFAMWMIAPIISFLLSLLLIFLADKLQML, encoded by the coding sequence ATGACCCCAATATACGACCAATTATTAATACCCTTTCTCATAGCTATTTCACTAGCAATAACTATGGGTGGTAGTGGTACAGCTCCCGCTTTTTCGGCAGCTTATGGGGCAAATGTCATACGCAAAACCATCATCCCCGGCCTATTCGGCATAATGGTCTTCATAGGCGCATTCGTAGCAGGCAGGAAAACAGCAGGCACTATGGGCGGAGGCATCCTCCAACCCGAGTATATGACCTTTATGATCGTATCAATAGCCCTCTTTTCCATAGCAGTAACTATGCTCATTTCCAACATAGCAGGTATCCCACAATCCACCAGCCAAGCAGCAGTACTCGCATTAGCAGCACCCGCCCTATACTTTAACCAGTTAGATACCGAAGTCCTATTCTTTGAAATCATACCCGCCTGGTTCATACTCCCCATAATAGCCTATTTCTTAAGCTATTTCTGCGGAAAATACATCTATCAGCCAATGAGAAGGCGCGGGCTCACCATACAAAGAGCTCAAAACGAAAACAAAAAACACATCTGGGACGTCCTCCTCATCGTAATGGCACTATACGTATCCTTCGCCATCGGCTCCAATAACGTAGCCAACGCAGCAGGACCCCTATACACAATGACCATCAACGAACTCCACATACGTGAGTCCGATCACATAGTAATACTAATGCTCGCCACCCTCATCGTAGCCCCCTGCTTCGGCATAGGCTCATCACTATTCGGGCACAAAATATTAAAAAATACAGGTAAAGAAATCATACTATTTGGCAAGTTCGAAGCAGTAATTATAGCCTTCATATCAGGCAGCCTGCTCCTGCTCGCATCCGTACTAAAAGGAATACCCACCTCCCTAGTACAAGTCAATGTAGCAGCCATCTTAGGAATAGGAGTCGCCAAAATGGGAACCAAAAACATCTTCCGCAAAACACAAGTAAAACGATTTTTCGCAATGTGGATGATAGCCCCCATAATATCATTCCTCCTCTCCCTACTCCTGATTTTTTTAGCCGATAAGCTACAAATGCTATAA
- the murF gene encoding UDP-N-acetylmuramoyl-tripeptide--D-alanyl-D-alanine ligase — MMEELYQLYLNSTGVCTDTRTIKQGCIYFALKGANFNGNAFAQEALSKGAAYAVIDEKAYQTSDRMLLVPDVLTTLQQLATHHRSTLQTLVIGITGSNGKTTTKELIRSVLAQQLKVVATQGNLNNNIGVPLTLLTLTPDTDIAIVEMGANHPGEIAFLCNIAQPDYGYITSIGKAHLEGFGSLEGVIKTKGELYDYLKAHNKTIIANAQNPITEQLLAGYDKVYRFGTTQEVNVPVSCLATQPVQIQFSDSATRITEEAGGEPIPFLKETFEEFDTTTVATSHLVGSYNFTNIAAAVAFARYFKLPAAAIKRGIESYIPQNNRSELKTWGSNTLLLDAYNANPSSMAAAIDNMLTMPHYKHKVLILGDMFELGDYAATEHQHIADEVAKHQWAGVYFIGKQFAQVKTTYPQYPSLEEFLPVFKAINFKDSLILIKGSRGMKLEQLIIEN, encoded by the coding sequence ATAATGGAAGAACTATACCAACTATACCTCAATAGCACAGGGGTATGTACCGATACACGCACTATCAAGCAAGGGTGCATTTATTTCGCCTTAAAAGGCGCAAACTTTAACGGGAATGCTTTTGCCCAAGAAGCACTATCCAAAGGGGCTGCCTACGCCGTAATCGATGAGAAGGCTTATCAAACTTCTGATAGAATGCTATTAGTCCCCGATGTGCTCACTACCCTACAACAGCTGGCTACTCACCATAGGAGCACCCTCCAAACACTTGTAATAGGCATTACAGGTAGCAATGGCAAAACCACTACCAAAGAGCTTATACGCTCCGTATTGGCACAGCAGCTAAAGGTAGTAGCCACACAAGGGAACCTAAATAACAATATAGGGGTACCCCTTACCCTGCTTACCCTTACTCCCGATACCGATATAGCTATTGTTGAGATGGGAGCCAATCACCCAGGTGAAATAGCTTTCCTTTGTAATATAGCCCAACCCGATTATGGTTATATCACCAGCATAGGCAAGGCTCACTTGGAAGGCTTTGGCTCGTTGGAAGGGGTAATCAAAACCAAAGGCGAGCTGTATGATTATCTTAAAGCTCATAATAAAACAATTATAGCCAATGCCCAAAACCCTATTACAGAGCAGCTATTAGCAGGCTATGATAAGGTATATCGTTTTGGTACTACCCAAGAGGTAAATGTGCCTGTAAGCTGCCTTGCTACCCAGCCGGTACAGATACAGTTTTCCGATAGTGCTACACGCATTACAGAAGAGGCAGGCGGTGAACCTATTCCTTTTTTAAAGGAGACCTTTGAAGAGTTCGATACTACTACAGTAGCCACTTCGCACTTAGTAGGTAGCTATAACTTTACCAATATAGCAGCAGCAGTAGCTTTTGCCCGATATTTTAAGTTACCAGCAGCAGCTATTAAGCGCGGTATAGAAAGTTATATACCCCAAAACAACCGCAGTGAGCTAAAAACGTGGGGCAGTAATACCTTGTTATTAGACGCTTATAACGCCAACCCCAGCAGTATGGCTGCAGCTATTGATAATATGCTTACAATGCCCCATTACAAGCATAAAGTACTTATTTTAGGCGATATGTTTGAACTGGGTGATTACGCTGCTACCGAGCACCAACACATAGCCGATGAGGTAGCCAAACACCAGTGGGCAGGCGTTTACTTTATAGGGAAACAGTTTGCGCAAGTAAAAACCACTTACCCACAGTACCCATCCTTAGAGGAGTTTTTACCTGTATTTAAAGCCATAAACTTTAAGGATAGCCTAATTTTGATAAAAGGCTCCAGAGGGATGAAGCTGGAACAGTTAATAATTGAGAATTAG
- the pgmB gene encoding beta-phosphoglucomutase produces the protein MKGYIFDLDGVLVDTAKYHYIAWQTIAKEFDFELTLAHNELLKGIGREVSLHKILGWAGRELSEAAFQDTALRKNELYLQYISDIDGNELLPGVFEYLTRLKAEGKRIALGSASRNARLVLERTGILDLFDAIVDGTMVSKAKPDPEVFLKAAELLGLDPADCCVYEDAPAGVKAAKAAGMRVIGVGDADVLKEADEVIKGF, from the coding sequence ATGAAAGGTTATATTTTTGATTTGGATGGGGTGCTGGTAGATACTGCGAAGTACCATTATATTGCGTGGCAAACAATTGCTAAGGAATTTGATTTTGAGCTTACGCTGGCACATAATGAGTTGCTGAAGGGTATTGGGCGAGAGGTATCATTGCATAAGATTTTGGGCTGGGCAGGGAGGGAGCTGAGTGAGGCTGCTTTTCAAGATACGGCTTTGCGGAAGAATGAGTTATACTTGCAATATATTAGTGATATAGATGGTAATGAGCTGTTACCTGGGGTGTTTGAGTATCTAACAAGATTAAAGGCTGAGGGGAAACGTATTGCTTTGGGTTCGGCCAGTAGGAATGCGCGCTTGGTGCTGGAAAGGACTGGTATTTTGGATTTGTTCGACGCTATTGTAGATGGTACGATGGTGAGCAAAGCAAAGCCAGACCCTGAGGTGTTTTTAAAGGCGGCAGAGCTTTTGGGGTTAGACCCTGCTGACTGCTGTGTGTATGAGGATGCACCAGCAGGAGTGAAAGCTGCTAAAGCTGCTGGTATGCGTGTGATAGGGGTAGGCGATGCTGATGTGCTGAAAGAGGCTGATGAGGTGATAAAGGGGTTTTGA
- a CDS encoding helix-turn-helix transcriptional regulator, whose amino-acid sequence MTVKERIKKFIEAENISIATFERTIEVSNGYINSISKNIGVDKLNLILEKYPNLNLEWLITGKGQMYKPQPPSYPITQVPKVEIIKPIHIEGRDLMPKVIVVDENDNERIPLVPVRAQAGYLNGYDDINYIEQLPTYSLPNMNNGTYRIFQVSGLSMYPTLQDGSYVVGKFVDNWQNITSNRVHVVVTQLDGVIVKRVINSIDKYGTLYCKSDNRDYPHISVQLQDVKEIWECKMHLSFEFLDPVTNYQKIAALEADVAHLKEEIQKVKSEK is encoded by the coding sequence ATGACAGTTAAAGAACGTATAAAAAAATTCATCGAAGCCGAGAATATCTCTATAGCTACCTTCGAGCGTACCATAGAGGTATCCAACGGCTATATAAATAGCATCTCCAAAAATATAGGAGTCGATAAACTCAATCTAATATTAGAGAAATACCCTAACCTCAATTTAGAATGGCTCATCACCGGTAAAGGGCAAATGTACAAGCCCCAGCCACCCTCATACCCCATAACACAGGTGCCCAAGGTCGAAATAATCAAACCCATACACATCGAAGGGCGCGACCTAATGCCCAAAGTAATAGTTGTTGATGAAAACGATAATGAGCGCATCCCCCTTGTACCCGTACGCGCACAAGCAGGATACCTCAATGGCTATGACGATATTAATTATATCGAGCAACTGCCCACCTACAGCCTCCCCAATATGAATAACGGCACCTACCGCATCTTTCAAGTCAGCGGACTCTCAATGTACCCTACCCTTCAGGACGGTAGCTATGTAGTAGGCAAATTTGTTGATAATTGGCAAAACATCACCAGCAATCGCGTACACGTAGTAGTAACCCAGCTCGATGGCGTTATCGTGAAGCGCGTTATCAACTCCATTGATAAATACGGCACCCTGTACTGCAAATCCGATAACCGTGATTACCCCCACATATCAGTACAATTACAAGATGTAAAAGAAATCTGGGAATGCAAAATGCACCTCTCCTTTGAGTTCCTTGATCCTGTTACCAATTACCAAAAAATAGCCGCCCTCGAAGCCGATGTAGCACACCTTAAAGAAGAAATACAAAAAGTGAAGAGTGAAAAGTAA
- a CDS encoding 1-acyl-sn-glycerol-3-phosphate acyltransferase, translating to MKKWIASFALWVTGWKVELEGDVNNLDRCVLVVAPHTSNWEFVLGILAYWKLQKPLKIIIKDAHTKAWYGAIVRKLGGIGINRSQRNNLVQFVTDLYQKQSFSLVVTPEGTRSRVNKWRMGFYHIALSAQVPIVLGAGDFKEKKIYIGKSISITDLQNRPLESIMTEIQEYYTHITPKYPDQWNPQIF from the coding sequence ATGAAAAAATGGATAGCCTCATTTGCCCTATGGGTAACCGGCTGGAAAGTAGAACTTGAAGGCGATGTAAATAACCTCGACCGATGTGTCTTAGTCGTAGCACCTCACACCTCCAACTGGGAGTTCGTGCTCGGAATACTCGCCTACTGGAAACTACAAAAACCTCTCAAAATCATCATCAAAGACGCTCATACCAAAGCTTGGTACGGAGCCATCGTACGCAAACTCGGAGGCATCGGCATCAATAGGTCTCAGCGCAACAACCTCGTTCAGTTCGTAACCGATTTGTATCAAAAACAAAGCTTCAGCCTCGTAGTGACCCCCGAAGGCACCCGCTCTCGCGTCAATAAATGGCGTATGGGCTTCTATCACATAGCCCTATCAGCCCAAGTGCCCATAGTGTTAGGCGCCGGCGATTTTAAAGAAAAGAAAATATACATAGGCAAATCCATCTCCATAACTGACCTCCAAAACCGCCCCCTAGAAAGCATTATGACCGAAATACAAGAGTACTACACTCACATAACCCCCAAATACCCCGACCAGTGGAATCCACAAATATTCTAA
- a CDS encoding 3-deoxy-D-manno-octulosonic acid transferase, with translation MKLLYTFSVYIIKAVLPLVALFSKKIRLFVNGRKTVWDTLTEKLDKQARYVWLHAASLGEFEQGLPVAKALRAQGYKVLITFFSPSGYEVRKHTPDADIVIYLPLDTPANAHRFVQLVQPVMAIFVKYEFWVHYLAELKKAQVPTYLLSGIFRKNQIFFKPYGGLMRSALRCFTHFFVQNELSAQLLNSLGFTNVTVSGDTRFDRVAEILERDNHLDFVQQFKGNSLCVVFGSSWPADEDIYLQYINTCKENVKFIIAPHNINPVEIAVLKNNKQKLDCSVALFSEKDSLNLADYEVLIIDTIGILTKVYSYADIAYVGGGMGTTGLHNVLEPAVFGIPVIIGKNYDKFNEAKELVALGGVSSVNSKETFAKVMNSLINSEDERNNIGRINQQYIANKQGATKSFLNKVI, from the coding sequence ATGAAATTACTTTATACTTTTTCTGTTTATATTATTAAGGCGGTATTGCCTTTGGTGGCTTTGTTCAGTAAGAAAATACGTCTGTTTGTGAATGGGCGCAAAACGGTATGGGATACTCTTACAGAGAAGTTAGACAAGCAGGCGCGCTATGTATGGTTACATGCAGCTTCATTGGGTGAGTTTGAGCAAGGATTACCTGTTGCCAAAGCCCTAAGAGCGCAGGGATATAAAGTACTTATCACTTTCTTTTCACCTTCGGGTTATGAGGTGCGCAAGCACACCCCAGATGCCGACATTGTAATATACCTTCCTCTTGACACTCCTGCCAATGCACACCGATTTGTACAGTTAGTACAGCCTGTAATGGCTATTTTTGTAAAATATGAATTCTGGGTACATTACCTTGCTGAGCTCAAAAAGGCACAAGTACCCACTTATTTGCTCTCTGGTATTTTTCGCAAGAATCAAATCTTCTTCAAGCCTTATGGTGGGCTGATGCGCTCTGCATTGCGCTGCTTTACTCACTTCTTTGTACAAAACGAACTTTCAGCACAATTACTAAATTCTTTAGGCTTTACTAATGTAACGGTAAGCGGTGATACTCGTTTTGACCGTGTAGCCGAGATATTAGAAAGAGATAACCATTTAGATTTTGTACAACAGTTTAAAGGAAACTCCCTATGTGTAGTTTTTGGAAGCTCTTGGCCTGCCGATGAGGATATCTACTTGCAGTATATCAACACCTGCAAAGAAAATGTAAAATTTATAATCGCTCCTCATAATATCAACCCTGTCGAAATAGCTGTTCTGAAAAACAACAAACAGAAATTAGACTGCAGTGTAGCCCTTTTTAGCGAGAAAGACTCCCTAAACCTCGCCGATTATGAAGTACTCATTATCGATACCATTGGCATACTCACCAAGGTCTACAGCTATGCCGATATAGCCTATGTAGGAGGTGGTATGGGTACTACAGGTTTGCACAATGTATTGGAACCAGCTGTCTTTGGCATACCAGTAATTATAGGCAAGAATTATGACAAGTTTAACGAAGCCAAAGAGTTAGTAGCCTTAGGGGGCGTATCTTCCGTAAACAGTAAGGAAACCTTTGCCAAGGTAATGAATTCCCTTATTAACTCTGAAGATGAAAGAAACAACATAGGTCGTATCAACCAACAATATATCGCTAACAAACAAGGAGCTACAAAATCCTTCCTAAATAAAGTTATATGA
- the gldJ gene encoding gliding motility lipoprotein GldJ, translated as MLTSVFTMKRSLLKVPFYLALTGLLLTSCGGGSKSDKNISSATGWKINSKEGGFQYNTDFKDQETGPGLVLIEGGTFTMGQVQDNVMHDWNNMPTQQHVQSFYMDETEVTNKMYMEYLDWLKRVFPPDDEQYKNIYKGALPDTLVWRSELSANEAMVANYLRHPAFAEYPVVGVNWVQAVQFSAWRTDRVNEAILARDGYLAKDARYQVDATSTFSTDTYLNAPSQTYGGKVQGEMGGKKSSKEGETQYAKQTSGIILPDYRLPTEAEWEYAAKSLGGIRKYNSLQGRKKYPWDSQYTRYTERKRRGEQMANFKQNKGDYGGLAGWSEDRGDITVAVKTYAPNDFGLYDMAGNVAEWVADVYRPIIDDEKSDFNYFRGNVYMKHAIGEDGKQVVVTPETIKYDTLPNTRIIARNLPGNLATVPVDSSDTYLRYNFTRSDNRSYRDGDKASTRNFRNQNDMMTPEAEYANSMYNAPKPKKFGTEINGKDYDTSNDRTSLIDDEVRVFKGGSWRDRAFWIDPAQRRYLPQYIATDYIGFRNAMSRVGSKSKANHRTPKG; from the coding sequence ATGCTAACAAGTGTTTTTACTATGAAAAGAAGTTTATTAAAAGTTCCTTTTTACTTGGCTCTTACAGGCTTATTACTCACCAGTTGCGGCGGAGGTAGTAAGTCCGATAAGAACATATCTAGTGCTACAGGTTGGAAAATCAACTCCAAAGAAGGAGGATTCCAGTACAATACAGATTTTAAAGACCAAGAAACAGGACCAGGACTTGTACTTATAGAAGGAGGAACCTTCACTATGGGGCAAGTGCAAGATAACGTGATGCACGATTGGAACAATATGCCAACTCAGCAACACGTACAGTCATTCTATATGGACGAAACCGAAGTAACCAATAAGATGTATATGGAATACCTCGATTGGTTAAAACGCGTATTCCCTCCCGATGATGAGCAGTATAAGAATATATATAAAGGTGCTCTACCTGATACCCTAGTATGGCGAAGTGAATTAAGCGCCAACGAAGCTATGGTAGCCAACTATCTACGCCACCCTGCTTTTGCCGAGTATCCCGTAGTAGGAGTGAACTGGGTACAAGCAGTACAATTTAGCGCTTGGCGTACCGACCGTGTGAACGAAGCAATCCTAGCACGCGACGGATACCTAGCCAAAGACGCTCGCTATCAAGTAGATGCAACCAGCACTTTCAGCACCGATACCTATTTGAACGCTCCATCACAAACCTACGGAGGTAAAGTACAAGGCGAAATGGGCGGAAAGAAAAGCAGTAAAGAAGGCGAAACTCAATACGCCAAACAAACTAGCGGTATCATATTGCCCGACTATCGCCTCCCTACCGAAGCCGAATGGGAATACGCAGCCAAATCATTAGGCGGAATCCGTAAATACAACTCACTACAAGGCCGTAAAAAATACCCTTGGGATAGCCAATACACACGCTACACCGAACGCAAACGCCGTGGCGAACAAATGGCTAACTTCAAACAAAATAAAGGTGATTACGGCGGATTAGCAGGTTGGTCTGAAGACCGCGGCGATATCACCGTAGCTGTTAAAACATACGCCCCTAACGATTTCGGTTTGTATGATATGGCAGGTAACGTTGCCGAGTGGGTAGCCGATGTATATCGTCCTATCATCGACGATGAAAAATCCGACTTTAACTACTTCCGTGGTAACGTATATATGAAACACGCCATAGGCGAAGATGGTAAGCAAGTAGTAGTAACCCCAGAGACTATTAAATATGACACCTTGCCAAACACCAGAATCATAGCACGTAACCTACCTGGTAACCTCGCTACCGTACCTGTTGATTCTAGCGATACCTACTTGCGTTATAACTTTACTCGCTCCGATAACCGCAGTTACCGTGATGGTGATAAAGCATCTACACGTAACTTCCGTAATCAAAACGATATGATGACCCCAGAAGCCGAGTACGCCAACTCTATGTACAACGCTCCTAAACCTAAAAAATTCGGTACCGAAATCAATGGTAAAGATTACGACACCTCTAATGACCGTACCTCTCTTATCGATGATGAAGTACGCGTATTCAAAGGAGGCTCTTGGAGAGACCGCGCTTTCTGGATCGACCCTGCACAACGCCGCTATTTACCTCAGTACATAGCTACCGACTATATAGGTTTCCGTAACGCTATGAGCCGTGTAGGTTCAAAATCAAAAGCTAATCATCGTACTCCTAAAGGGTAA
- a CDS encoding 4'-phosphopantetheinyl transferase superfamily protein has protein sequence MPLLETFDTDAKTKLFIWNVDESLGVLEGEVDLSIEEQGLYEAIHNERGKKNFLATRLLLKQLGYAPSALYYDANGKPFLADGKHISISHSFDKVAVIISSNKGVGVDIEKKRDKIMNIAYKFTQWNYHTTTFSYENIIQKLIMIWCAKEVGFKAHGNPDITLNDIKVRDFFPNDTYTEIKVEAATYKVFFKCIEDFVLAYCHHK, from the coding sequence ATGCCGTTACTAGAAACATTTGATACAGATGCTAAGACAAAATTGTTCATTTGGAATGTGGATGAGTCGCTGGGAGTTTTGGAAGGGGAAGTGGATTTATCGATAGAAGAGCAAGGATTGTATGAGGCTATCCATAATGAGAGAGGAAAGAAGAATTTTTTGGCGACCCGCTTGTTGTTGAAACAGTTGGGTTATGCACCGAGTGCGTTGTATTATGACGCTAATGGGAAGCCTTTTTTGGCAGATGGTAAGCATATTTCGATAAGCCATTCATTTGATAAGGTGGCTGTGATCATAAGCAGCAATAAGGGTGTGGGTGTTGATATTGAAAAGAAGCGTGATAAGATTATGAATATAGCGTATAAATTCACGCAGTGGAACTATCATACGACTACTTTTTCGTACGAGAATATTATCCAGAAGCTTATAATGATTTGGTGTGCTAAGGAGGTGGGGTTTAAGGCTCATGGGAATCCGGATATTACGCTGAATGATATTAAGGTGCGTGATTTCTTCCCTAATGATACTTATACTGAAATTAAGGTTGAAGCTGCTACTTATAAGGTGTTTTTTAAGTGTATTGAAGATTTTGTACTGGCTTATTGCCATCATAAGTGA
- a CDS encoding pyruvate dehydrogenase complex E1 component subunit beta, which produces MRTIQFREAICEAMSEEMRRDESIYLMGEEVAEYNGAYKASKGMLDEFGPKRILDTPIAETGFAGISVGAAMNGNRPIVEFMTFNFSLVAIDQIINNAAKMRQMSGGQINIPIVFRGPSASAGQLAATHSQAFENWYANCPGLKVVVPSNPYDAKGLLKSAIRDNDPVIFMESEHMYGDKGEVPEEEYTIPLGVADIKRAGTDVTIVSWGKIIKEAYKAADILAQEGIECEIIDLRTIRPMDSEAIFTSVKKTNRLVILEEAWPFSSVSSEITYQVQEHIFDYLDAPVQRITTADVPAPFSSELLKEWLPNADDVVKAVKKVMYK; this is translated from the coding sequence ATGAGAACGATACAATTTAGAGAAGCCATTTGTGAGGCTATGAGCGAAGAGATGCGTCGCGATGAATCTATTTACTTAATGGGTGAAGAAGTAGCCGAATACAACGGTGCTTATAAGGCATCGAAAGGGATGTTGGACGAATTTGGTCCAAAACGTATTTTGGATACTCCTATTGCAGAGACTGGATTTGCGGGTATTTCGGTAGGAGCAGCTATGAATGGTAACCGCCCTATAGTTGAATTTATGACTTTCAACTTTTCGTTGGTAGCGATAGACCAGATTATAAATAATGCAGCTAAGATGCGCCAAATGTCGGGAGGGCAGATTAATATTCCGATAGTATTTAGAGGTCCATCGGCATCGGCAGGACAGCTGGCTGCTACACACTCACAAGCTTTTGAGAATTGGTATGCTAACTGCCCAGGGCTTAAGGTAGTAGTGCCTTCAAACCCATACGATGCGAAAGGGTTATTAAAATCGGCTATTAGAGATAATGACCCAGTTATCTTTATGGAATCGGAACATATGTATGGTGATAAAGGTGAAGTGCCTGAAGAGGAGTATACTATTCCGCTTGGAGTAGCGGATATTAAACGCGCTGGTACTGATGTTACTATCGTATCATGGGGTAAAATTATTAAGGAAGCTTATAAAGCGGCTGATATATTGGCTCAGGAGGGTATAGAGTGTGAGATTATTGACTTGCGCACTATTCGTCCGATGGATTCGGAAGCTATCTTCACTTCGGTAAAGAAAACTAATAGATTGGTAATATTGGAAGAGGCTTGGCCTTTTAGTAGTGTTTCTTCGGAAATTACTTACCAAGTACAAGAGCATATTTTTGATTATCTTGATGCGCCTGTACAACGTATTACTACTGCAGATGTTCCTGCTCCTTTCTCATCAGAATTGCTTAAAGAATGGTTACCTAATGCTGATGATGTAGTGAAGGCAGTGAAGAAGGTTATGTACAAATAA
- a CDS encoding peroxiredoxin yields the protein MANVGKQFPNIEVKAINALGENLKINILSEAINNKKKVLLFWYPKDFTFVCPTELHAFQQALAEFEQRNVKVIGASCDTAEVHFAWLSTPKNQGGIQGVTYPLLADSNRNLARTLGILDSREVYDEAADTYVLEGDDVTFRATYLIDETGKVFHESVNDMPLGRNVQEYLRLVDAYTHVQQYGEVCPANWQAGKEAMHADRKGVAEYLANH from the coding sequence ATGGCAAATGTAGGAAAACAATTCCCTAATATTGAAGTAAAAGCTATTAATGCGCTTGGGGAAAATTTAAAAATAAACATACTTTCGGAAGCAATAAACAACAAGAAAAAGGTATTGCTTTTTTGGTATCCTAAAGATTTTACCTTTGTATGCCCTACCGAGTTACATGCTTTTCAGCAAGCTTTGGCTGAGTTTGAACAGCGCAATGTAAAAGTAATAGGAGCTTCTTGCGATACTGCCGAAGTACACTTTGCTTGGTTAAGCACTCCTAAAAACCAAGGAGGTATCCAAGGGGTTACTTACCCACTATTGGCTGATAGCAACCGTAATTTAGCACGCACACTTGGCATATTGGATAGCCGTGAGGTGTATGATGAAGCTGCTGATACTTACGTTTTGGAAGGAGATGATGTAACTTTCCGTGCTACTTATCTTATTGATGAAACAGGTAAGGTATTTCACGAAAGTGTAAATGATATGCCATTAGGCCGCAATGTACAAGAATACTTACGCTTAGTAGATGCTTACACTCACGTACAACAATACGGTGAGGTATGCCCTGCGAACTGGCAAGCTGGTAAAGAAGCTATGCATGCTGACAGAAAAGGGGTAGCTGAATACTTGGCGAATCACTAA